TGATCTTGTTTGGCTCAATCCCTTCCTGGCAGCCAGCACGAAAGATTTATATTCGAAATATGAAAAAGTGTAAATGACAGTGTTAGCTCTTAGTGCAGCGCTGTCTTTACTAAGTAAGGAGAGGCTCCAGAGACCGATTTCAAGCAACTCTTAGCTTGAGAGACACAATAGTACGGGACACGAGGTGCTGTGGAGGACTGGCTGACCACACTGGAATTCGCCCACCCTCCTGCCCTCTGCCCATCACCCCAGGGAGAACAGGCATCACCTGAAGGCAATGTAGTGCAGGCCCATGCCCGCCAGCATGAGGAGGAGGCAGTACCTCAGCActtgcttgttttgtttgtgttgctGCTGCCTCGACTGGGGCCCCTGTGGCCTCACGCTATGAAACTGGGACCAGTACTGTGCGTTGGGGTGTGCCCAGGAgctgctgggaggcagaggaagggacATTGTGGAAATGAGCCTCCCCAAGAGACCTGGGGGTGGGGCAAGTTGAGGGCGGGATTACTGTACCTGTGTGTTTGGCCGGCAGACTTGTCATGGGCTGTGGTTTGTGGAGACTTTGGGGGACCACCTGAGCAGAGCTGAGCATCATACCTTCGGCGGCTCTGCTCACGGCTGAGCACACGGTATGCCTCACTCAGCTCCACAAAGCGGCTGTGCAGGCTTGGGTTCCCAGGGTCCCGGTCCGGGTGcagctggggtggggcaggactccccttatctccctttgcctGTCCCTCCCCAGGACCCATGCTGATGACATCCACCCACACCAGGGCTCCAGTCATACCCAGGAGCCCTGCCTGGTCAGTGACCCTCACTCAGGCCTGCCCACTCCTCAGAAGGCCAGAGAGCATGGACTCCTGCCTCCTCCTGCGTTCAAGCCCTCCCCACCTGCCAGCCCCCTGCATTCACCATATGCCCCGGTCCAGGTTTCTTAAGAGCAGGCAGGCAGGTCAAGAAAACGAAGCCCAGCCCATCAGACAGGACCCCTGGCTCCTGCCCACAGCCTTCCCCCCACCCTTGAGCACCCGCCACTCACTGTGAGGGCTGAAAAAAATGTGGCACCAGCCAGAGATGCAGGTCTACTCCTGGGAATTTGAAGCACACCCCCACTGGCTCAGAGTTCCTGCTCCCCCTCCCCACCTTAGGGGTACCGGTACCTCTTTGGACTTGGAGAAGAAAGCTCGTTTAACTTCCTCAGTGCTGGCACCAGGATGCACCCCCAACAGTTCATAATAATTACTGGGGCTGGACCTGTGGACAGAGTCGAAAACCTGCAGGGGCTGAGGGAACCCAGAAGCTAGCTCTGCcctgcccttcccagcccctccctgggcTACACCCTTCAACTCAGCTACCAGGAGCTGAGAGGGCTGAAACAGGTCCCAGGACAAATCTGTCTCCCTTTGGAGTGTTTCAGGCATAGTGCAGGTCAGGATTTCTCAAAGTGGAGTCCAAAGACTTGTTGGAAAATACTgattcctggccaggtgcggtggctcacacctgtaattccagcactttgggaggccgaggagggcggatcacctgaggtcaggagttcaagaccagcctgactaacatggagaaaccctgtctctcctaaaaatacaaaattagctggctgtggtggcgcatgcccgtaatcccagctactggggaggctgaggcaggagaatcgcttgaacccgggaggcagaggttgcagtgagccgaggttgtgcccagcagagattgtgccatttgcactccagcctgggcaacaagagcgaaactccgtctccaaaaaaaagataaaagaaaaagaaagaaaaaactgattcCTGAGCCCCACCTAATTGATTCCTCCAGTTCAGAATCTCTAGAGCAGAGCCGAGGAATCTGGATTTTTGTACCCAACACCTCCCCATCTCCCACCTCCCACAGAGGGTTATGCACAGTGATGCCTGGAAACCACTAGAGCTGTGGTAAGAGCGTTGGGTTTAACCTGGACTCAAACTCCTCCTCTGCTGCTTAAATCGGTGTATGACCTTGGGGGTCTTCTCTATCTCTGATCCTCAGCAGGGAAGGCGAGGGTTACCTGAGACAAACCTGGGAGCCTCCTGACACGGAGTAGAGACCACAACTATCTCAGCACATAGGGCAAACAGAAACCCATTGAACAACCGGGCCGGCCCCCCGCGCCCAACTCACCGCTGCCCGGCGGCCGCTCCGAGGAGCCGGGAGGGAGGGCTGCGGGGCCACAGCCGGCACAGGCGCAGGGGTAGTAAGGGCGGCATGGCGGCGGGCGGACAGCTGGGAAAGGAGGCTACCAAGAGCGCACTGGTACCAGGATGGGGGCTAGACTTCAAGCACCCGGGGGCAGAGAGAAGGGGCCCGGCCCGGTGTTCTGCGAAGGAAGACTGAAGCAGGCCCCGGGAGGGGGCGGTTCTTGCCCAGGACCAGACCTGCGTATTCTTGGACCTGCCCCTTTCTTTCACCCGGGCATCCGCAGCCCTTCCCAGCGCTGGCTTCGGGGTCTGGCCAACCAGCCAGGTACTCCGAGACCCCGTTCCCACCCAGGGAGCTTGTGGACGGGCGAAGGAGGGGCCACAACCAGGCCCCGCCCCCGCTGCTCAATGACCCGCGGCCGTCGCCATTTCCTGCGTCTATTCAGGCCCCGCCCTCGCACTCTCATTGGCGTGGATGCCAAGACCACGTCCACCAGGcgggaaaaaaaaaatcggtgGAGCCCCCGCCCCTACATGTCTATTGGCCTTTGGTGCCTCCGGTCCCCCAGCCTGTGGACTCTCCGGACAGGCGCGGGCGCCCACCCGGGGACCGGGCGGGACAGAGCCCGCTCTCTGAGGCTTTGTGACGCTTTCGGCCCGGCCACCGTCTCTCCGTTCCTCTGTTGCTCCCCTCTGCAGCGAGGCATACCTTACAGAGCTGCTTCGGCCCCGGAGCCTCTCAGGAGGCAGCCAAGGGAGCCATAGCTCTTATCCTCTGCTTGTAGAGAAGGACACTGAGGCTgggcgggttttttttttttttcctcaggtcACTTGTCCTGCCTTACACACTCAGGGCCCACTGTTCCTCTCTGTCACAGAAATAGCAGATGCCAACAGAATCCAAGAATAAAGTCCTTTATTATCTTCAGAGCGGTGGGAGTAGGGCTGGGGACCCTAGGGCTGCTCCGGTGGGACTTCCCTGAACCCGGTTGTAGAGGATGATGGCGCCTTTGGCCGAGGGGCAGAGTTCAGCCCACATCTCCGTCTCCTGCAATCTCCGCACGTTCTGTGGGGAGACAACAAGACCCAGGCATTCAAGCTTGCCACATCTCCTGCCAGGGCTGTGCCCAGAATTCCTGAGCCTCAGAGACCTCTGCGCTGTCCTTAGGGAGGCATGTTAGGGGGCTGAACAGGTCCCTGGACCTTTCCCTTGTACTAAGGGCAAATCTTGTGCCTCTGGAGGGAATTGTGACCCAGCCAACACCTGGGGATAATGCATTGCCAGGCCTCTGCAggccccagccctggcctccaaGCAAGATGGTTTGTCACTCTGCACCTGTGTCTCCACAAAGATGATGCCTGTAGACTCGTGGGCCTCGGGTCCCCCACTCAGGTAGTGCTTTCTCACCTGCTCAGAAGTCAGGCTGCACCTGGACAAGAACACAGGGTGGCTTAGTGGGTGACCAGCCCCTGCGGGGTCCCTGTGGAGCCACAGCTGCCTCAGCCCACTCCTCACCATCCACCTCCCCAAGACCCAGGATCATGTACCCGAGCCCACTCACTGAACATAGAACTCGGCACTGGCTCGGCCAGCACTGGTCTCGTTTCGGGCGATGCCCAACAGCAGGGGCTGGCTCAGGGTGAGTAGCGGCAGGTTCACCTGTGGTGgagggtggggtagggggaggtcCCCCCTATCAATGCCACTGCCCATATCCCTGCCCCTCTCAATGAAAAACAGCCTGTTGCCTGTGTACAGCACTTTACAGCCTGTAGATCAAGGGCCTGGCATCACAGAATATCAGATGATGGGCATGTTTGTTTTACAGGTACACCAAAACCAGAGAGATTGAACacgttgcccaaggtcacccaagTGAAGTCAATTTAGTGACTGGGACTCCCACTTACTCctttttccgtttttttttttttgagatggagtctccctctgtcgtccaggctggagtatagtggcgccatctcagctcactgcaacctctgcctcccaggttaaagtgattctcctgcctcagcctcctgagtagctgggattacaggtgcacgccaccatgcccagctaatttttgtatttttagtagagacggggttttgccatgttggtcaggctggtctcgaactcctgacctcagatgatccactggcctcggcctcccaaagtgctgggattacaggtgtgagccaccacgctctgcCACACTTACTCCTTTTTCAACAAACTTGGGGAGTAGGTAAGATATTTATCATTGTTTCCATTGAAAAGAAGACTCCTTGGCTGGGCAAGgcatgataatcacttgaacccaggaggcaaagtttgcagtgagccgatatggcaccactgcactcagcctggacaacagagcaagactctgtctcaaaaagaaaaaagaaaagaaaagaagaggaatccgctgggcacagtggctcacatctgtaatcccagcactttcggaggttgaggcaggcagatcacgaggtcaggagatcgagaccatcctggctaacatggtgaaaccccgtctctactaaaaatacaaaaaaattagccaggcatggtggcgggcacctgtagtcccagctactcgggaggttgaggcaagagaatggtgtgaacctgggaggcagaacttgcagtgagctgagatcgcgccactgcactccagcctgggtgacagagcgagactctgtctaaaaaatagaaaagaggccgggcgcggtggctcacgcctgtaatcccagcactttgggaggccgagacgggcggatcacgaggtcaggagatcgagaccatcctggctaacacggggaaaccctgtctctactaaaaaatacaaaaaactagccgggcgaggtggcaggcgcctgtagtcccagctacttgggaggctgaggcaggagaatggcgtgaacccgggaggcggagcttgcagtgagctgagatccggccactgcactccagcctgggcgacagagcgagactccgtctcaaaaaaaaaaaaaaaaaaaaggaaaagaagaagaatccaAGGCAGAGAGTACTGCGGGCTAGAATTCCACTCCTAGTATGCCTAGCTGCAAAGCCAGATGCCTGCAGGCCTCCCGCCAGCCCAGATCTGTAGAATTCTGGCAAGTCCTAACCCCTCCCTTTATGTCTACCACCCTGTCCAGGTCACCCTCACTCACCTCATCACAGATCTCCTGAAGGACACTGGAAAAGAGCTCACGTACCACCAGCTCCCCAGCGAGGTCCTGGTGCTGGGGGCTGTCACCAGGGCACAGGGCCTGTGAGAGGTCAGGCTCAGCTCCTGCTCCCCACCTCTTCCCCCTGCCCCATCTCAGGACCAGCAAGCCTAAGGGCCTGATGTGGCACAGTGTAAGAGACTTAGTGATCCTGCGTCTGGTGTCCTTTTCCTGGCAGACAACCAGCGGTCCAGCTTCAAAGGGGATACacagggggcaggggtggggtagGGCATCTTCTTCCTGTGCCCAGTCTTTCCCCCCTGTGTTTTCTAGTTTCTCACAGGACTGGGGCAGGGGTCAGTGGGGAGGCAGCTGGACTGCCCTGAGCAAACTTTCAGAGAAACACCAGGCCAATTTTCCCTTTAAGAAATGAGGAAACCGAAGCTGGGAGGATTGGGAGGGTGGAGAGCTGCAGCTCCCTTGAGCTGTCTGGGTCTTTGTGCCCAGCCTGGCATCTCACCTGAGGCTCAGGGTGCCCACCAGGCACATCCACCAGCCCAGGGGCCTCAGCCACCTGCCGGGAGCGGCGCAGGAAGACAAGGAAGTCATCGGCCGTGGCTAGTGCAGCGCCCACCCCCAGTGGGTCCGCCAGATAGGCCTGCGTGTCACCCCAGTTGGTGGCCCCCTGCTGTCGCAGCCAGGCAGCTGAGCTGGACCAGTTGGTGCCCAGGAAGTCTCGGTAGGAAGTAAGGCCCAGGCGCAGAAGCAGCTGTGGCCCCCGAGAGCCAATGGGCGCCAGGGTGGCTGAGTGCAGGCGGAACTTGGGGGCGTTGAAGAGCCAGGGTTGGGCCTTTAGCCGGGTCTCCCAGATGGCAGTGATGGCCTCGTCCCCACCTGGCAGTGGGCGTCGGTCGTGGGCGGGGCTCAGCTCGGCCTGTACTTGCTCCCGGGGCAGGCCCCCACCAGGGCACTGAAGCAGCAGGGTCACCTCAGGATCCATGATCTGGACAGGGCAGCTCTGGGGGAGGATAGAGCCAGGCCTGTCACCCAGGGGGGCCACTACCACTCCTGGGCTGCGCAGCTGGCCCCGTCTGTCGCAGACCTCCTGAGGGTACCCGCAGCCCTTCTCCACCCCCCTGACCACTCCCTGGGCAGTAAAGCGCCCCTTCTTCCCCGCAGGAGCCCCGAGTCCCGCAGGGTGTCCGGGACGCCCGGGCATCCCTACCAGCCAGAGGTCTTGGGTTCAGGCGCCCCCAAATGCCCATTCCCCTCAAACCCAGGGGTCTGCCTCCGACTCGGGATGCGCGGGGACCCCTTTCCAGGGCCCAgaagctccagcctccagccggCGCTCCCCGGCCTCCAGTTCACGCAGGCTCCGCCCCTTCCCCGAAGCGGAAGTGCCCGCCCCCTTCCCCCGCGGCTTTTCATTGGCGGGCCCGCCGCCCGCCCCGCCGGGGTCAAGGAGCGTGGAGGTTTGTACCCGCAGCCCGGACGCTTCCGCCCCATCAGTCTGCACGTCGGCCCTGCCTCCCAGACCACCTTGCGGGGGGCACCAGTGATCTGGAGTGTGGGACTCGGCCTCCCTGCGCTCGTGGCTGacggtgtgaccttgggcaagtctggCCTGCTGGACCTTAGTTTCCCTCTCTGCAGCAGAGCATGGAGGTGGTGAACTTAATGAGCCTTATACTCCCACCCAGCGCTCACTTCCTGAGGCTTTGTGACTTTCTGGGAGGGGTGGGGACGTGGGAGGGGCCTTAAAGCAGTACCCCCTCGTCACTGCTCCCCACAGGTCTTGGCCATGAACTCCTctggaggaggaaggcaggaagcagCAGGGTCCAGGGGTAGAAGGGCCCCCAGACCCCGGGAACAGGTGCgcgcctcctccccaccccctcccaccagTCCAGGCTCCCTGGGAGTTGCTGGGGGGAGGAGTTGAAGGGTCCTACTATTCCTGGAGACCACTGGCACTCCTTTCTCTCTGGGCTCTCTCTGCAGTGGGTCATTGAGGGTTCAGGATGGGCAGCAGGGCAGGGTCACCATGGAGACCAGGGGCCACTGCTGGGTTCTTTCAGGACCGAGACGTGCAGCTGTCCAAGGCTCTGTCCTATGCCCTGCGCCATGGGGCCTTGAAGCTGGGGCTTCCCATGGGAGCTGGTAAGTAGGGGCCTTGGAGGCTGGGGCTTGAGCCCAGAGAGAAACGTGAGCCTGTCTGCGACTCCTCCCCCATGGCTGCCTCCACTGCTCCCTGAGGAAGGCACAGAGGGCACTTCTTCCCCATGCACAGAGGAGAGCAAGGCCTAGAGGCCCTGTCATGTCCACAGCAGACTGAGGAGAGTTCTTgtctgggccaggcctggtgaccGCCCCCTCCAGCCAAGCAGCCAGATCAGCACTTACCCCGAGGGTGTACCCCGGAGGGTATGGGGCAGCTGGTGTTGTGAGTGTGCACTCCAGGCCAGCTCTATGCTGAGCACTCACCTCCCTGCCCCTCCGTGAGGCAGATCCTCTTTTTATGTAAGTTGAAAAAACTGGGACCCAGAAAGGGGAGACTCAAAAGGTCCTACAGAGGATGCCCAAGCGATCTCCAAGCCCAGActttgttttggttgcctgtAGCTCCCTGTTAACCCTGGCCCAGTCCAGTGCAAGATTGGCTCCTGAGCACCCTGCCTGCCCACAGATGGCTTCGTGCCCCTGGGCGCCCTCCTGCAGTTGCCCCAGTTCCACGGCTTCTCTGCTGAAGATGTGCAGCGTGTGGTGGACACCAATAGGAAGCAGCGGTTCGCCCTGCAGCAGGGGGATCCCAGCACTGGCCTTCTCATCCGAGCCAACCAGGGCCATTCCCTGCAGGTCGGGGTGAGGGGACAAGCACGAGAGCCAGATGGGAGGGACCCCTGCCTGCGAAGGGGGTCTCACTGCTGCCTATTCAACCAGGTACCTGAGTTGGAGTTGATGCCCCTGGAGACGCCACAGGCCCTGCCCCCGATGCTAGTCCATGGTACATTCTGGAAGCACTGGCCATCCATCCTACTCAAGGGCCTGTCCTGCGGGGGAAGGACACACATCCACCTGGCCCCAGGACTGCCTGGAGACCCCAGTGTCATCAGTGGTCAGTGCCCTTCCCTCTCACCTAGCTACTCCCACCCACTCTGTCCTCCCAGGTCCCCTCCAAAGGTTGCAACACTTGTCTGAGGCCACCCCATGCCTGGCATGGAGCAGCaaccctgcaatcccagcccaGGACCCCAGTCTACCCAGGTTGCTGACTGCCCTCTAGGTGCCCAGTCCCCAGCTTCAGCTGTCTCTGCAGGCATGCGGCCCCATTGTGAAATAGCTGTGTTCATTGATGGACCCCTGGCTCTGGCAGGTGAGTCTGGACAAAGCAGGGGCTGGCCTTGCCTTCAGGGAGGGCACGAGTCACATCTCTGGCTCTGTCAGCAGATGGAATATCCTTCTTCCGCTCTGCCAATGGGGTGATTCTGACTCCAGGGAATACTGATGGCTTCCTGCTTCCCAAGTACTTCAAGGAGGCCCTGCAGCTACGCCCTACCCGTGAGAGCCACCACCCCAGCCCCTATGCCTTGTGCCTGAAGCCTGTGTCCTTCTGCCCTCACCTCTCTCCTAGCTTCCAACCCCAGACTGACTTAGATCTCCCTTTAACGAACTCTTGTCTCTATCAGGAAAGCCCCTTTCCTTGGCTGGTGATGAAGAGACAGAGTGTCGGAGTGGCCCCAAGCACTGCtccagagaaaggagaaggatccaacaataaaatattaatttataaaaaagaaattttaaaaagtaacaagaaagaaactccagTTTGAGACCATGTTTCATCATCCTGTAGCTACATCCGGTCTTCCTTGTGTGCTAGGGGACTGCAGATAGCTCAGGGGTATCAGCCTTAGCCACTCGGACAAGGGAAGGGGGTACCGCAGGAGCTCAgggacccccacccccatccctggcCTGGGTGATGACAGCGTCTGGCCCTGCCAGGTCCTTGGCCTGCACGAAGTCAGTGACCGCGGGTGAAATGCCCAGCTGGGTGCCTGCCTGGAGCGGGTGTGGGGCAGTGAGCCCCTGTGGGTGTGGGCTTGGGAGTTGCCGTGGCAGGTGGtgagcagggcaggggcaggcagaCAGCCCTCAGAAGGCCTCATGGCCCCCGGTGAGCTGTAGGAAGAGGTCTTCATCCAGCTCCTCCCCACGGGCCCGCTCCCGCGTCGACAGGAAAATGTAACCCCCGATGTACTCGTGTACGATTCGGCAGCTGGCAGACACGCAGCTGAAGGCCACATTGATGTGCTCATCAAACTCGATGGCCACCTGAAGGGCAGAGAGTCAGAGAGGCAAATGGGGGTGGGATATGGGagcagcccctgccccaccctggcTGGATACAGCTCCAGTCTGGCACCTGTCCCCCATCCATACCCTGGGTCTGGGCCCACCTGCCGGATGTCCCAGTTGACATTCCACTGGCGCATGTTGCTGAAACGCCAGGTCTTGACCACGTCGCCCACAGCCAAGTCGATGCGGATCAGTCGGTTGTTGGCGATGCCCAGGATCTCGTCTTTCCTACTGCCCTTGAACCTGACCCCCAGCGGGAGAGAGTCAGCCAGGGCTCCACCCCGCATGGCCCAAGCCCGCCCAGACAATGCGGCGCCGCGCTGGAGAGCCAGTCCTTCCCAACTGCAGCTCGCAGCTCTGTGACGCTGAGCAAGCCATGTGGGTTCCCTCGGCCTCAagtttctcatctggaaaatgggggtTAATTGATAGAATCCCCACAACAGCATTTAGCAGCATTGGGCAAACAGGCCATGCCTTTAAATGGTAACTGGTTTTGGATTTTGGTATCATCCTCATCAGCTGCTGTCTCGCTCCCTTCTTTGCAGTCTTGGGAAACAACTAATCAGAGGGGTCCACTCTCCATAATGGCATCCACCGCTATGGCCAACCCAGGCCCAGACAGTGAACTGTCCACAACAGAGCTGGGGCAAGAACTGGTTCTTCTGCTCTTCTGACCTGAACTTtgtctcttgtttttgtttttttgttttttttttttgagacagagtctcgctctgtcaccaggctggagtacagtggcgcaatctcggctcgctgcaccctcc
This portion of the Macaca mulatta isolate MMU2019108-1 chromosome 14, T2T-MMU8v2.0, whole genome shotgun sequence genome encodes:
- the TRPT1 gene encoding tRNA 2'-phosphotransferase 1 isoform X17 yields the protein MGADGFVPLGALLQLPQFHGFSAEDVQRVVDTNRKQRFALQQGDPSTGLLIRANQGHSLQVPELELMPLETPQALPPMLVHGTFWKHWPSILLKGLSCGGRTHIHLAPGLPGDPSVISGMRPHCEIAVFIDGPLALADGISFFRSANGVILTPGNTDGFLLPKYFKEALQLRPTRKPLSLAGDEETECRSGPKHCSRERRRIQQ
- the TRPT1 gene encoding tRNA 2'-phosphotransferase 1 isoform X18; the encoded protein is MGADGFVPLGALLQLPQFHGFSAEDVQRVVDTNRKQRFALQQGDPSTGLLIRANQGHSLQVPELELMPLETPQALPPMLVHGTFWKHWPSILLKGLSCGGRTHIHLAPGLPGDPSVISGMRPHCEIAVFIDGPLALAGKPLSLAGDEETECRSGPKHCSRERRRIQQ
- the TRPT1 gene encoding tRNA 2'-phosphotransferase 1 isoform X15, whose protein sequence is MGADGFVPLGALLQLPQFHGFSAEDVQRVVDTNRKQRFALQQGDPSTGLLIRANQGHSLQVGVPELELMPLETPQALPPMLVHGTFWKHWPSILLKGLSCGGRTHIHLAPGLPGDPSVISGAQSPASAVSAGMRPHCEIAVFIDGPLALAADGISFFRSANGVILTPGNTDGFLLPKYFKEALQLRPTRKPLSLAGDEETECRSGPKHCSRERRRIQQ